The genomic interval TGGTCTACCGCCATGACCTGTGCGCCGGCTCGGGCCAGTTGCGCGGTCTTGCCGCCCGGCGCCGCGCACAGATCGGCCACGCGTTGCCCTGCGATGTCGCCGAGCACGCGCGCGGGCAGCGCCGCCGCGGCGTCCTGGACCCACCATGCGCCTTCGCCATAGCCGTCTAGCGCCTCGACCCGGCCGCGCGCCGCGAGCCTCACGCTCCCCGTCGGCAGCGCGATGCCGCCGAGCCGCTCGGCCCATCGCTCCGGGTCGGCCTTCACGGTGAGGTCAAGCGGCGGCTCGATCAGGTGCTGTTCCGCGATCGCGCGGGCGGCGGCGTCGCCGTAATGCGCGGCCCAGCGGCTCCAGAGCCAATCCGGCGTGTTGAGTCGGGCGGCATCCTGCGCGGCGACGATGTCGGCGCCCGCGCCGGCCACACGACGTAGCACGGCGTTGGCGAGCGAAGCGAAGCGCCGTGCCCCTTTGTCGCGTCGGGTCTGCTCCACGGCGATGTTGATGACGGCGTGCGCGGGCGTCTCCATGAAGAGGAGCTGTGCCCCTCCCGTCAGCAGGATTTCATCGAGCAGGCCGCGCTTGTCGGGTAGCGGTGATGTGATGAAGCGCGCCAGCGCATCGTCAATCTGGCCCTTGCGGCGCAGCGCCGTGCTGACAATCGCGCGGACGAAGGCCCGGTCGTTCGGCGCGAGCGGTGTTTCGGCCCCGTCGAGCAGACCGAGCGTCTCGTCGAGCGGCTGATATTTGGCGAGGATCTGTCGGAGAATGCGCGCGCAGAGGTCGCGCGCAGCGAAGCCTGTGGGGAGGGCGTGCGCGCCGGATTTTCGTTTGGTCGCCTGGCTCACGGATGTCGCGCCCTGACCGGCGCTATTCGCCATCTAGCCCCACGGGCCTTCTTGGCGCGTTCCCCATGGACCGCCCTCGGCCGCGCTGACGCCGCCCTGGCCCATCTCGCTCGCCATGGCGCGCAGTCGGGAGATGCGCTCATCGGTCGGCGGGTGCGTCGAGAACAGGTTGTCCATGCGCAGTCCGGCCAGCGGGTTGATGATGAACATGTGCGCGGTTGCTGGATTACGCTCGGCATGCTGGTTCTGAACGCGCTTGGCCGCCCCAGCGATTTTCTCCAGCGCGGAGGCCAGCCACAGCGGTCGCTGGCAAATCTCGGCGCCGAGGCGGTCGGCCTGATACTCGCGCGAGCGGCTGATGGCCATCTGGATCAGCGCGGCGGCGATCGGTGCAAGGATTACCATGAGCAGAATGCCGATGATCCCGAAGGGGCTGTTGTTGTCGCGCGAGCCGCCGAACAGCAGACCGAATTGCGCCAGCATCGAGATAGCGCCGCCGATCGTCGCGGCGATCGTCATGATGAGCGTGTCGCGGTTCTGGACGTGCGCAAGCTCATGCGCCATCACGCCCGCAACCTCCTCCCGGCTCAGATTCCGCAAAAGCCCGACGGTCGCGGCCACGGCCGCATTTTCCGGGTTGCGTCCCGTCGCGAAGGCGTTGGGCTGGTCTTCGTGGATCAGATACACCTTTGGCATCGGCAGGTTCGCGTTGCGCGCGAGTTGGCGGACGATGTCATACAGCTCCGGCGCCGTGCGTTCATCGACCTCCTGCGCGCCGCTCATGCGCAGCACGATCTTGTCGGCGTTCCAGTAGCTGATGAAGTTCATGCCGGCAGCGATCACGAAGGCGATCACCATGCCCGACTGACCGCCGATGGCGTAGCCGACGAGGACAAAAAGAGCGGTCAGCAATGCCAGCAGCATCGCTGTACGCACGTAGTTCATGTCTCCCACTCCTTTTCAGGTCGCTGCGCCGGCACCGGCTGCGCGCCTAGATGAACTCGACCTTGAGGACCTCGTAGTCCTTGCTGCCCTTGGGCGTGACAACCTCGACGCTGTCGCCGACGGACTTGCCGATCAGGGCGCGGGCAATCGGCGAGCTGATGGCGATGCGGCCCTGCTTCACGTCGGCTTCGTCGTCACCGACGATCTGATACCGCAATTCCTCCTCGGTTTCCTCGTCGACGATCGTTACCGTCGCGCCGAATTTCACAGTATCGCCGGAAAGTTTCGAGACGTCGATAACTTGCGCGCGCGAAAGCTTGTCTTCAAGGTCGGCTACGCGCGCCTCGTTCAGGCTCTGCTGCTCTTTCGCAGCGTGGTATTCGGCGTTCTCCGAAAGGTCGCCGTGTTCGCGCGCTTCGGCGATGGCCTGGATAATGCGCGGTCGCTCCTCCGACTTCAGGCGTCTCACTTCTCGCTCAAGCGAGGCGTAACCTTCAGCAGTCATAGGAATTTTTTCTTGCGACATTTCCAGCCGTCTCCTGATTCCGGTTCAGTGCCGGATTTCACTGAGTGCATTTGTGATTGAAGCAGCGTTTCGGGTCGTAATGCAATGCCCGCCGCCTAGCGCTGACGGGCGATATATTCCTGCAGCGGTGCAACTTCAAGGATTCCCGCCCGCATGGCCTTGATCGCCTGTGTAACGGCGAGGGCGCCGGTGATCGTTGTGTAGTACGGGATGTGATAAAGCAGCGAAGTCCGGCGGATAGAAGCGCTGTCGGCCAGCGCGCGCACCCCCTCGGTGGTGTTGAAAACCAGATGCACGTCGCCGTTCTTCATCGCGTCGACAATGTGCGGACGACCTTCGAGCACCTTGTTGATCTTTTCGCAGGGAATGTCGTTCGCTTCGAGGTGGCGCTTCGTGCCGCGCGTGGCGACGATTCGAAAGCCCATAGCGACGAGGTCGCGCGCCGGGCCGAGGATGCGTTCCTTGTCGGCATCCTTGACCGAGATGAAGACGGTGCCAGAGGCCGGGAGCATGTTGCCCGCGCCGATCTGGCTCTTGGCGAAGGCCACCGCATAGTCGTCGTCCAGTCCCATGACCTCGCCGGTTGAACGCATTTCCGGGCCGAGAACCGGATCGACGCCGGGGAAACGCGAGAACGGGAACACCGCTTCCTTCACGCCGATATGCCTGTACGCCGGTGCTTCGATCCTCAGATCGGCGAGCTTCTTGCCCGCCATGACGCTTGCGGCCAACCCTGCGATCGGCAGGCCGATCACCTTGGCAACGAAGGGGACCGTGCGGCTGGCACGCGGGTTGACCTCAAGCAGATAGACCTCGCCATCCTTGATGGCGAACTGCACGTTCATCAGCCCGACGACGGCAAGCTCCTGAGCGAGCTTTCGGGTCTGCTGCTTCAATTCCTCGATCAGATGCGCCGGGAGCGAGTGCGGCGGCAACGAACAGGCGGAGTCGCCCGAATGCACACCAGCCTCCTCGATGTGCTCCATGATCCCGCAGATGAACACATCCTCGCCATCGGCGATGGCGTCGACATCAACCTCGATCGCGTCGCGCAGATAAGTGTCGAACAGCAGCGCATTGGTTGCAAGCAGGGCATTCACGCGGGCGCTGCTCTCCTGGAACTTGTGGCGGAGATCGGGCGGGACGAAACCGGCCAGCGTATGGTCGATATAATCCTGCAGATCGGTCTCGTCATAGATGATCGCCATCGCGCGACCGCCCAGGACGTAGGATGGGCGGATCACCAGCGGATAGCCGATGTCCTCGGCGACCATCTGCGCCTGCTCGACACTGGAGGCGATGCCGTTCTTCGGCTGACGAAGGTCAAGCCGGTCCACGAGCATCTTGAAGTGGTCGCGGTCCTCTGCGAGGTCGATGGATTCCGGCGGGGTGCCGAGGATCGGTGCGCCGGCCTCCTTGATCGCCTTGGCCAGTTTCAGCGGCGTCTGGCCGCCGAACTGCACGATCACGCCCTTGAGCGTGCCGGCCTGCTGCTCGACGCGGATGATCTCCATCACGTCCTCGTCGGTCAGCGGCTCGAAATAGAGGCGGTCGGAGGTGTCGTAGTCGGTCGAGACAGTCTCGGGGTTGCAGTTGACCATGATGGTCTCGTAGCCGTCATTCGACAGCGAATAAGCCGCGTGGCAGCAGCAGTAGTCGAATTCGATGCCCTGGCCGATTCGGTTTGGGCCACCTCCGAGGATGACGACCTTCTGCCGGTCCGACGGCTGCGCCTCGCAGACCGGTTCCTCGAACAGGCCGCTCTCGTATGTTGAGTACATGTAGGCTGTCGGCGAGGCGAACTCCGCCGCGCAGGTGTCGATGCGCTTGAACACCGGGTTGACGCCGAGCGCGCGTCGCTTCGCCGTGACTTCTTGCGGCGTCGTACCCGTCAGCGTGGCGAGCCGCGCGTCGGAAAAGCCCACGCTCTTGAGCGTGCGGAAATGGGCCGGGTCTTCCGGCAGACCGTTTTCGCGAACCCAGTTCTCCCAGTCAATGATGGCCTGGAGCTGCTCGATGAACCATGGGTCGATCTTGCAGGACGCCTGGACCTGCTCGTGGTCGACACCGAGGCGCAGCGCCTGCGCCACTTTCAGGATGCGATCGGGCGCCGGCGTGCCGAGCGCGGCGCGGATGACGTTCTTGTCGTCGCCGCGGCCAAGCCCCTCAAGGGTGATGTCATCCAGCCCGGTCAGCCCTGTTTCCATGGAGCGCAGCGCCTTCTGCAGGCTCTCGGGAAAGCTGCGACCGAGGCCGAGAACT from Dichotomicrobium thermohalophilum carries:
- the htpX gene encoding zinc metalloprotease HtpX; protein product: MNYVRTAMLLALLTALFVLVGYAIGGQSGMVIAFVIAAGMNFISYWNADKIVLRMSGAQEVDERTAPELYDIVRQLARNANLPMPKVYLIHEDQPNAFATGRNPENAAVAATVGLLRNLSREEVAGVMAHELAHVQNRDTLIMTIAATIGGAISMLAQFGLLFGGSRDNNSPFGIIGILLMVILAPIAAALIQMAISRSREYQADRLGAEICQRPLWLASALEKIAGAAKRVQNQHAERNPATAHMFIINPLAGLRMDNLFSTHPPTDERISRLRAMASEMGQGGVSAAEGGPWGTRQEGPWG
- a CDS encoding RsmB/NOP family class I SAM-dependent RNA methyltransferase; the encoded protein is MSQATKRKSGAHALPTGFAARDLCARILRQILAKYQPLDETLGLLDGAETPLAPNDRAFVRAIVSTALRRKGQIDDALARFITSPLPDKRGLLDEILLTGGAQLLFMETPAHAVINIAVEQTRRDKGARRFASLANAVLRRVAGAGADIVAAQDAARLNTPDWLWSRWAAHYGDAAARAIAEQHLIEPPLDLTVKADPERWAERLGGIALPTGSVRLAARGRVEALDGYGEGAWWVQDAAAALPARVLGDIAGQRVADLCAAPGGKTAQLARAGAQVMAVDQSTKRLERLRENMARLGLTAETVAADVTTWRPDAPFDAVLLDAPCTATGTIRRHPDIPHLKRPADLEKLADLQTRLLDNAVTMLRRGGVLVYCTCSLEPEEGIRQIDRLLAQRDDLSLEPIDPAPLGARPEWTRSPGILRTLPHQLPAEDPAMSGIDGFFVARLRKSGA
- the greA gene encoding transcription elongation factor GreA; translated protein: MSQEKIPMTAEGYASLEREVRRLKSEERPRIIQAIAEAREHGDLSENAEYHAAKEQQSLNEARVADLEDKLSRAQVIDVSKLSGDTVKFGATVTIVDEETEEELRYQIVGDDEADVKQGRIAISSPIARALIGKSVGDSVEVVTPKGSKDYEVLKVEFI
- the carB gene encoding carbamoyl-phosphate synthase large subunit, with amino-acid sequence MPKRTDIDSILVIGAGPIVIGQACEFDYSGTQACKALKAEGYRIVLVNSNPATIMTDPELADTTYVEPITPDFVAKIIARERRERPNERMALLPTMGGQTALNTALALDRDGTLAKYGIEMIGANAAAIDMAEDRQSFREAMDRIGIATPRSMLVHSLNEALGALDYVGLPAIIRPSFTLGGMGGGVAYNREEYLHIIERGLDASPANQVLVEESVLGWKEYEMEVVRDKADNCIIVCSIENVDPMGVHTGDSITVAPALTLTDKEYQQMRNASIAVLREIGVETGGSNVQFAVNPETGKLVVIEMNPRVSRSSALASKATGFPIAKVAARLAVGYTLDELDNDITQGATPASFEPTIDYIVTKIPRFAFEKFPGSEETLTTSMKAVGEVLGLGRSFPESLQKALRSMETGLTGLDDITLEGLGRGDDKNVIRAALGTPAPDRILKVAQALRLGVDHEQVQASCKIDPWFIEQLQAIIDWENWVRENGLPEDPAHFRTLKSVGFSDARLATLTGTTPQEVTAKRRALGVNPVFKRIDTCAAEFASPTAYMYSTYESGLFEEPVCEAQPSDRQKVVILGGGPNRIGQGIEFDYCCCHAAYSLSNDGYETIMVNCNPETVSTDYDTSDRLYFEPLTDEDVMEIIRVEQQAGTLKGVIVQFGGQTPLKLAKAIKEAGAPILGTPPESIDLAEDRDHFKMLVDRLDLRQPKNGIASSVEQAQMVAEDIGYPLVIRPSYVLGGRAMAIIYDETDLQDYIDHTLAGFVPPDLRHKFQESSARVNALLATNALLFDTYLRDAIEVDVDAIADGEDVFICGIMEHIEEAGVHSGDSACSLPPHSLPAHLIEELKQQTRKLAQELAVVGLMNVQFAIKDGEVYLLEVNPRASRTVPFVAKVIGLPIAGLAASVMAGKKLADLRIEAPAYRHIGVKEAVFPFSRFPGVDPVLGPEMRSTGEVMGLDDDYAVAFAKSQIGAGNMLPASGTVFISVKDADKERILGPARDLVAMGFRIVATRGTKRHLEANDIPCEKINKVLEGRPHIVDAMKNGDVHLVFNTTEGVRALADSASIRRTSLLYHIPYYTTITGALAVTQAIKAMRAGILEVAPLQEYIARQR